Genomic window (Jatrophihabitans sp.):
CGGGTTGGCCTCGTGGTTGGGGAAATTGCCGTCGAGCTCGAAGTACAGCGGCACGATCTGCAGCGGCAACGGCTCGAGCACCGCGTCGCCGAGCACGGCGGGCACGGTGTAGCCGCCCATTCCGTTGCCGGCGTCCACCACGACCTTGAGCGGCCGGGACGCCGACAGGTCCACCAGCCCGCGCAGGTAGCGGGCGTAGTCAGCCAGCAGGTCCCGGCTGCTGAGGGTTCCCGGCTGGTCCACCGGCGCCGGCAGTCCGTCGGCCAGGTAGCCCTGGGCGGTGGTGCGGATCTGCACCAGGCCGGAGTCCTGCCCGACCGGCTGCGCGCCCGGCAGGCACAGCTTTATCCCGTTGTAGCGCGCCGGGTTGTGGCTGGCGGTGAACATCGCGCCGGCCAGCCCCAGTTGCCCGCTGGCGTAGTACAGCAGGTCGGTCGAGGCCAGCCCGATGTCGAGCACGTTCGCGCCCTGGCTGGTCGCGCCCTCGGCGAACGCGGCCATCAGCTCGGGTCCGGACTCGCGCATGTCATGGCCGGCGGCCAGCTCACCGGTGCCGGTCACCGTCACGAAGGCAGCCCCCAGCGCGCGGGCGACCTCAGGGTTCAATTGCTCTGGAACGATGCCTCGGACGTCGTAGGCCTTCACGATGTCGGAAAGGTTGATCACCTTGCGGACGCCTCCCCTGGAGGTGGTCGGAAGCTGAGCAGCGGCTTGCTCAGCACGCAGAGCAGCGGTTCTCACTCCGTCGCGGGTCGTGGCCTGCCAGCCTAGGCGAGCGCCTGTCAAGGCCGCAGACCGGTGGGCCCGCGCACCTGCCAGGCACGAGGGGCGTCCAGGCGCGGAGCCGGTGACAGGCGGGCTCAGACCGGTGGCGGAACCACGCGCAGGTGACCCCGGCGACCGGTCAACCCGTTGTCGTCGGCGACGCTCACCTGACGCGGGGTCTCGACCCGGGCGGCCTCTCGGACGGCGTCTGCCAGCGCCTCGAGGTCATCGGCGTGCGGAATCGGAGAGGGGAACTCACCGGCGTGGCGGACCACCTCCCAGCCGCGGGGCACGGTCAACCGGACGGCGTGCTCTTCGCACAGGTCATAGGAGTGCGGCTCGGCGAAGGCGGCCAGCGGCCCGACCACTGCCATCGAGTCGGAGTAGATGTAGGTCAGCGTCGCGACAGCAGACTGGCTGCAGCCAGTGCGGGTACAGCGACGGACATGCCTCACAACGGCCGACACTAGCCCCCGTTCCGGGCTTTGCCGGTGAGCGCCGTTCGCCGCCGCGTGTCGCGTGCCCCACCCCACTAGGCTCGCTGACCATGGGCACCGATGGGCACTCGCCGACCGCACGACGTCCGGCCCGCCGCCGGGACCGGCACGGACGTGGCCTGCGGGGAATGCTGGCGCCTCGGCCGGTGCCGATCGCGCACAGTCGCGGCGACGCCTTCGACGCGATGGTGCTGCACGCGGTCGAGCACCTGCAGCCGCGGCTGGCCGAACAGCTGGCCCAGGTCGAGTTCGCCGTCGAGGACGTGCCTGACGTCAGCCACCACGGGGCCGCCGACTTCGACTTCGACGAGGACATCCTCGATGACAACGCGGTGCCGTTGTCACGTCTGTACCGCAACGGGGTGGCGGGCATCTCGGCCCCGGTGATCGTGGTCTACCGGCGGCCGCTGGAGAGCCGGGCCGCGCAGAGCGAGGACCTTGCCGATCTCGTGCACGACGTGGTGGTGGAGCAGCTGGCCAGGCTGCTGGGCCGGTCGACCGACGAGATCGACCCGCCCCCAGCTGAGTGAGCATCGCAGGCGCCTTGGCGCCGAGGAGCGGAGCGAAGTGGCAGCACAGCTGAGTGAGCATCGCAGGCGCCTTGGCACCGAGGAGCGGAGCGAATCGGCAGCCCAGCTGAGTGAGCAGCACAGCTGAGTGAGCTGCGCGGCGGTCTTAGCTGACGCGGCGCTTGACCCGGCGGCGTTCCCGCTCGCTGAGGCCACCCCAGATGCCGAAGCGCTCGTCATGCTCAAGGGCGTACTCCAGGCATTCGCCCCGCACCTCGCAGCCGACGCAGATCTTCTTGGCCTCTCGGGTCGAGCCGCCCTTCTCAGGGAAGAACGCCTCGGGATCGGTCTGGGAGCACAGAGCGCGCTCCTGCCAGCTCTGCTCTTCGGGGAGGCCGAAGATCTCCGACAGGTCCGCTTCTGCCAGGTACGTGGTCTCGGTCACGAGTGCTCTCCTACTACGGATGTTGATATGGACCTGCCGGTGCCCGCCGGCTGGAGTCCGTATCGGCTCTGGCGAAGGACACCTGAGCCATACGACATACTTGGAATTACACTCGTGTCGTTACCCATTAGTCAAGCTGAAGTCTGCTATTCGTCGAGATTGGCACCGTCAATCGCTGGGATCGCCGCCGTCAGTCGCTGAGATCGGTGACGCCGGGGTGGGCCCAAGCGGGCTAGGACGGTTCGGGCAACCGGCCGTAGGAGGTGCGGCGCTGCCTGGCCGGACGCCCGGCCAGCGCCGCGACCGCTTCGAGTTCGGCGACTGAGCGACGCGAGCCGTGCTCTGACCCGGCCATCCGCGAGATGGTCTCCTCCATCAACGTCCCGCCGAGGTCGTTGGCCCCGCCGCGCAGCATCTCGGCCGCGCCGGCCTCGCCGAGCTTGACCCAGCTGGTCTGGATGTTGGCGATCCTGCCGTGCAGCATGATCCGCGCCATCGCGTGCACCGCCTTCACCTCGCGCTGCGAGGCGCCTGCCCGCGCCAGGCCCGCCAGGTAGATCGGCGACTGGTTGTGGACGAAGGGCAACGGCACGAACTCGGTGAACCCGCCGGTCTCGTCCTGCAGCCGGCCGAGCAGCCGCAGGTGCGCCACCCAGTGCCGGGGGTGGTCGACATGGCCGAACATCATCGTCGAGGTGGTCGGGATGCCCAGCCGGTGCGCGGTGGTGATGACCTCGATCCACGCCGAGGTGGGCAGCTTGCCCTTGGTCAGCACCCAGCGCACCTCGTCGTCGAGGATCTCGGCCGCCGTGCCGGGCAGTGAGTCGACGCCGGCCTCCCGCACGCCGATCAGGAACTCCTCGATCGACAGGTTGGCCCGCGAGGCGCCGTTGACGATCTCCATCGGGCTGAAGGCGTGCAGGTGCATCGAGGGCACTGCCCGCTTCACCGCCCGGGCCAGTTCGAAGTAGGCGCTCGCCGGCAACTTGGGGTCGATGCCGCCCTGCATGCAGATCTCGGTGGCGCCGTCGGCGTGCGCCTCGCGCACCCGCTCGAAGATCTCATCAGCTGACAAGGTGTAGGCGTCGGCGTCGCTGGCCCGCTGGGCGAACGCGCAGAACCGGCAGCCGGTGTAGCAGACGTTGGTGAAGTTGATATTGCGGTTGACCACGTAGGTGACGTCCTCGCCCACCGCGTCCCGCCGCAGGTCGTCGGCCAGCGCCGCGACCGCCGCCAGGCCGGCGCCGTCAGCCTGCATCAGGGTCAACGCCTGCTCGTCCGACAGCCCGCCGGGATCGCGCTCGGCGGCCCGTAGCGCCTGCAGCACGTCGGAGTCCAGCGCGCTGGACCCGGGCGAGAAGACCCGGTCGCGCAGGGCGTTCCAGTCGCCGTAGACCTCGTTGAAGTCACTGCGCCGGTCGCCGCTGCGGCCTTCGGTGTCGACCGCGGAGTGCAGATCGACCCGGCCGCTGGACTCCCACGCCGGGTCTGGCTCCTGCCACGGCAGGCCGACCGGGCTCAGCACGCCGCCGTCGGGCAGGGTCCGGGCCAGCCCGGTGCTCGGATCGGACAGCGCCCGGACGTGCGGCAGCACCCGTGGGTCCAGCCACGGCGCCTCGGCCAGCACGTAGGGCGGCTGGGCGGTGAGCCGCTCGACGAGCGCCAGGCCACGCCCGGCCAGCAGGTCGGTGAGCTTGTCGAGCGCGGGCCACGGCCGTTCGGGGTTGACATGGTCTGGCGTCAGCGGCGAGATGCCGCCGAAGTCGTCCACGCCGGCGTCGAGCAGCAGCAGGCACTCGGTCTCATCGACCAGGTTGGGCGGCGCCTGCAGCCGCAGCTTCGGCCCGAGCACCAGCCGTGACACCGCCAGCGTCGCCAGGTACTCCTCCAGGTCCAGGTCCGGGTCATCGCGCATCGCGGTGTCGTCCTTGGCCCGGAAGTTCTGCACGATGACCTCTTGGACCGAGCCGAACTCCCGGGCGCTGGCCCGGATCGCGAACAGCGACTCGGCGCGTTCGGACCGTGTCTCGCCGATGCCCACCAGGATGCCGGTGGTGAAGGCGATGTTGAGCCGGCCGGCGTCGGTCAGCACCCGCAGCCTCAACTCGGGGTCCTTGTCGGGGCTGCCGAAGTGCGGCGCGCCGGGCTCGGTGAACAGCCGCCGGGCGGTGGTCTCCAGCATCATGCCCATGCTCGGGGCCACCGGCTTGAGCCGCTGCAGCTCGTCCCAGCTCATCACGCCCGGGTTGAGGTGCGGCAACAGCCCGGTGCGCTCGAGCACCGCGATCGCGGCCGCCCGGACGTAGTCCAGCGTGGAGTCATAACCCCGCTCGTCCAGCCACTCCCGCGCCTGCGGCCAGCGGTCCTCGGGCCGGTCTCCGAGGGTGAACAGCGCCTCCTTGCAGCCCAGCGCCGCGCCCTGCTCGGCGATCGCCAGCACCTCCTCGATCTCGAGATAGGGGGCCGGCAGCCGGTGCGGCACGGTGGCGAAGGTGCAGTAGTGGCAGCGGTCCCGGCACAGCCGGGTCAGCGGAATGAAGACCTTGCGCGAGTAGGTGATCACGCCGGGACGCCCGGCGGCGACCAGGCCTGCGTCGCGGACCCCCACGGCGATCGCCATCAGCTCACTCAGCTGGGCACCGCGCGTCGACATCAGCACCGCCGCTTCGACGACGTCCAACGCGGCGCCGTCACGGGCTCGTCGAAGCGCCCTTCGGACGGCGGATTCGGATGGCTGCTGCTGGGTCACCCTGTGAGCCTAGCCACCGAGGCCACGGCCGAGGCGCGCGGCGAGCCGGGCACACCGGACACGCCCGCTTCGGGGCGGGATGACCCGCCTAAGCTGGCCGGCGTGCCCAGGTCGCCACGATATGCAGGCAGGTCCCGGTGACCGAGCTGCCCGGCAGCGTCGAGCCACTGGCCCTGGCGGTCTGCCGCCTGGGCCTGGATCCCACCCGCGGCGTCCTGCGCCACCCGCACCAGGTCGGCATCGCCGTCCGGGCGGCGCTGTTCACCGAGCTGGCCGGCGCCGGCCGGCTGGTCGGAATCCACTACCCCGAGGTGATCGGCGAGTCCGACACCGGCGATCCGCTGCCCGACGCCCTGCACCGGGCGGTGGCCGGGCGCCGTCCGACGGCCTGGCGGCGCTGGTACGGCCATGTCGAGGCCGATCGCCGGGCGGCCACCGACGGCCTGGTCGCGGCCGGCCGGTGGCGGCAGGAGGGCCGCCGGCTGGTCGATGAGGACCCGGCCTCGACGGTGCTGCAGCAGCAGCGGGTCGCCGAGCTGCTGCTGGATGCCAAGCAGGCGCCGGACACCCTCGAGCTGACGCTGCTGGTGCTGCTGGCCGGCGGCCACGGCGCCGGCTCGCGGCGGCCCGGGCCCCGGCGCAGCCGGCGGCTGGCCAAGCCCTGGTTGCAGCAGCGGGCCTCCGGGCACGGCGGCGACGCCACGCTGGCGGCGCTGGTGGGCGCCTTCCGCGCGATGCGCCGGGCTGACTCCATTCCGTCGCTGTCCCGCTGACCGTGTCCGGCGGGAGTCCGCTGACTGCGCTCGGCCCTGCATGAAATAGGTTCCTCGGGTGCGCATCACGGTGTTGGCAGGCGGAGTCGGCGGAGCCAGGTTCCTGCAGGGCGTTCGGGCCTACGCGGCCGGGCTGCCCGGCTCGGAGATCACCGCGATCATCAACACCGGTGACGACGTGACCATGCACGGCCTGCGGATCTGCCCCGACCTCGACAGCGTGATGTACACCCTGGCCGGCGCGGTGGACACCGAGCGGGGCTGGGGCCGCGAGGGCGAGAGCTGGCGGATCATGGACGAGCTGACCGAGTACGGCGCCGAGCCGACCTGGTTCAGCCTCGGCGACCTCGACATCGCCACCCACCTGGTCCGCACCCAGATGCTGGCCGCCGGGTACCCGCTCTCCGACGTCACCGCGGCGCTGTGCCAGCGCTGGCAGACCGGCGTCCGCATGTTGCCGATGACCGACGAGCGCTGCGAGACGCACGTGGTGATAGCCGATCACGGCAGCCGCCGGGCCATCCACTTCCAGGAGTGGTGGGTCCGGCACCGGGCCGGCATCCCGGCGCTGGAGTTCGTCCAGGTCGGCCTGGAGTCGGCCAGGCCGGCGGCCGGCGTGGTGGCGGCCATCGAGGAGGCCGACCTGGTGCTGATCGCGCCGTCGAACCCGGTGGTCTCGATCAACACCATCCTCAACGTGCCCGGCATCGGCCAGGCCCTGCGCGGCGGGCCGGCCCCGGTGGTCGGGCTGTCACCGATCATCGGCGACGCGCCGGTCCGGGGGATGGCCGACGCCTGCCTGCCGGTGCTGGGCGTGCAGACCTCGGCGGCCGGCGTGGCCGGGCTGTACGGCGCCCGGTCGGCCGGCGGCGTGCTCGACGGCTGGCTCATCCACACCGGCGACACCGCCGAGCTGCCCGGCATCGCGGTGCTGGCGCGGGACCTGTTGATGACCAGTGCCGAGGCGACCGCCGCGATGGTCGCCGACGCGGTGCGCTTGGCGGGCCGGTGAGCGCAGTGCCGGGCATCGAGCTGCTCGCGGTCCAGGGCATGCCCGAGCTGCGCCCGGGCGATGACCTGGCCGCCGAGATCACCCGGTGCGCGCCGTGGCTGGCCGACGGCGACATCCTGGTGGTGACGTCGAAGGCGGTGTCCAAGGTCGAGGGCCGGCTGATCAGCACCTCCGGAAACCCCGACGAGCGTGAGGCGGCCCGGCAGCAGGCGATCACCGACGAGACGGTGCGGGTGATCGCCCGCCGGGGACCGCTGC
Coding sequences:
- a CDS encoding metallopeptidase family protein, with amino-acid sequence MGTDGHSPTARRPARRRDRHGRGLRGMLAPRPVPIAHSRGDAFDAMVLHAVEHLQPRLAEQLAQVEFAVEDVPDVSHHGAADFDFDEDILDDNAVPLSRLYRNGVAGISAPVIVVYRRPLESRAAQSEDLADLVHDVVVEQLARLLGRSTDEIDPPPAE
- the cofD gene encoding 2-phospho-L-lactate transferase, coding for MRITVLAGGVGGARFLQGVRAYAAGLPGSEITAIINTGDDVTMHGLRICPDLDSVMYTLAGAVDTERGWGREGESWRIMDELTEYGAEPTWFSLGDLDIATHLVRTQMLAAGYPLSDVTAALCQRWQTGVRMLPMTDERCETHVVIADHGSRRAIHFQEWWVRHRAGIPALEFVQVGLESARPAAGVVAAIEEADLVLIAPSNPVVSINTILNVPGIGQALRGGPAPVVGLSPIIGDAPVRGMADACLPVLGVQTSAAGVAGLYGARSAGGVLDGWLIHTGDTAELPGIAVLARDLLMTSAEATAAMVADAVRLAGR
- a CDS encoding WhiB family transcriptional regulator, yielding MAEADLSEIFGLPEEQSWQERALCSQTDPEAFFPEKGGSTREAKKICVGCEVRGECLEYALEHDERFGIWGGLSERERRRVKRRVS
- a CDS encoding GPP34 family phosphoprotein, whose amino-acid sequence is MTELPGSVEPLALAVCRLGLDPTRGVLRHPHQVGIAVRAALFTELAGAGRLVGIHYPEVIGESDTGDPLPDALHRAVAGRRPTAWRRWYGHVEADRRAATDGLVAAGRWRQEGRRLVDEDPASTVLQQQRVAELLLDAKQAPDTLELTLLVLLAGGHGAGSRRPGPRRSRRLAKPWLQQRASGHGGDATLAALVGAFRAMRRADSIPSLSR
- a CDS encoding bifunctional FO biosynthesis protein CofGH, with amino-acid sequence MTQQQPSESAVRRALRRARDGAALDVVEAAVLMSTRGAQLSELMAIAVGVRDAGLVAAGRPGVITYSRKVFIPLTRLCRDRCHYCTFATVPHRLPAPYLEIEEVLAIAEQGAALGCKEALFTLGDRPEDRWPQAREWLDERGYDSTLDYVRAAAIAVLERTGLLPHLNPGVMSWDELQRLKPVAPSMGMMLETTARRLFTEPGAPHFGSPDKDPELRLRVLTDAGRLNIAFTTGILVGIGETRSERAESLFAIRASAREFGSVQEVIVQNFRAKDDTAMRDDPDLDLEEYLATLAVSRLVLGPKLRLQAPPNLVDETECLLLLDAGVDDFGGISPLTPDHVNPERPWPALDKLTDLLAGRGLALVERLTAQPPYVLAEAPWLDPRVLPHVRALSDPSTGLARTLPDGGVLSPVGLPWQEPDPAWESSGRVDLHSAVDTEGRSGDRRSDFNEVYGDWNALRDRVFSPGSSALDSDVLQALRAAERDPGGLSDEQALTLMQADGAGLAAVAALADDLRRDAVGEDVTYVVNRNINFTNVCYTGCRFCAFAQRASDADAYTLSADEIFERVREAHADGATEICMQGGIDPKLPASAYFELARAVKRAVPSMHLHAFSPMEIVNGASRANLSIEEFLIGVREAGVDSLPGTAAEILDDEVRWVLTKGKLPTSAWIEVITTAHRLGIPTTSTMMFGHVDHPRHWVAHLRLLGRLQDETGGFTEFVPLPFVHNQSPIYLAGLARAGASQREVKAVHAMARIMLHGRIANIQTSWVKLGEAGAAEMLRGGANDLGGTLMEETISRMAGSEHGSRRSVAELEAVAALAGRPARQRRTSYGRLPEPS
- a CDS encoding DUF3499 domain-containing protein; this encodes MRHVRRCTRTGCSQSAVATLTYIYSDSMAVVGPLAAFAEPHSYDLCEEHAVRLTVPRGWEVVRHAGEFPSPIPHADDLEALADAVREAARVETPRQVSVADDNGLTGRRGHLRVVPPPV